From Streptomyces sp. NBC_00775, one genomic window encodes:
- a CDS encoding FecCD family ABC transporter permease, with protein sequence MTTTAPGRPRPAGLSVVRFRGLSLLLHRRSAAVAAVLVLLLAGVILLSACAGQSYVPPGKVWRVLRGHGGPYDLVVGELRVPRIVLGALVGAALGLSGALVQTVTRNPLASPDVIGVGHGAAAATVLALATGTVASPGALPAVAVTGGLVAAALVYVLAWRHGMRPSRFVLTGVGIGVALSAVVQLYLTESELAAAEQLKLWLTGSLNGRGWEQAEPLGWVLLLALPALVWANRAMRPLGLDADTAAALGVRVHRAQLGLTVLGVVLAATATGAAGPIGFVALTGPQLTRRLTRTPQLPLIASALTGAVVVVAADLVARTLIPPLEIPVGALTSLVGGPYLLWLLGRSGGR encoded by the coding sequence GTGACCACCACCGCGCCCGGCCGCCCGCGCCCTGCGGGGCTCTCCGTAGTCCGCTTCCGCGGCCTCTCCCTCCTCCTGCACCGGCGCTCCGCCGCCGTCGCCGCCGTCCTCGTGCTCCTCCTCGCGGGCGTCATACTGCTCTCGGCGTGCGCCGGCCAGTCGTACGTCCCACCGGGCAAGGTCTGGCGGGTGCTGCGCGGCCACGGAGGCCCGTACGACCTGGTCGTCGGGGAGCTGCGGGTGCCGCGGATCGTGCTCGGCGCGCTGGTCGGCGCCGCGCTCGGGCTGTCCGGGGCGCTGGTGCAGACCGTGACGCGCAACCCGCTGGCCAGCCCGGACGTCATCGGCGTCGGGCACGGGGCCGCCGCCGCCACCGTGCTCGCGCTCGCCACCGGCACGGTCGCCTCCCCCGGCGCGCTGCCGGCCGTCGCGGTCACCGGCGGGCTCGTGGCCGCCGCGCTGGTGTACGTGCTGGCCTGGCGGCACGGGATGCGGCCGAGCCGGTTCGTGCTGACCGGAGTCGGTATCGGCGTCGCGCTCTCCGCGGTCGTCCAGCTCTACCTCACCGAGAGCGAACTGGCCGCCGCCGAGCAGCTCAAACTGTGGCTGACCGGCAGCCTGAACGGGCGGGGCTGGGAACAGGCCGAGCCCCTCGGCTGGGTGCTCCTGCTCGCGCTCCCCGCCCTGGTGTGGGCGAACCGGGCGATGCGGCCACTGGGCCTGGACGCCGACACGGCCGCCGCGCTCGGTGTCCGCGTGCACCGCGCCCAACTCGGCCTGACCGTCCTGGGCGTGGTGCTCGCCGCGACCGCGACGGGCGCCGCGGGCCCGATCGGCTTCGTCGCCCTCACCGGCCCCCAACTGACCCGCCGACTCACCCGCACCCCTCAACTGCCGCTCATCGCCTCGGCGTTGACGGGAGCGGTCGTCGTGGTCGCCGCCGACCTGGTGGCCCGCACCCTGATCCCGCCGCTGGAGATCCCGGTCGGGGCGCTCACCTCCCTGGTGGGCGGCCCCTATCTGCTGTGGCTGCTGGGCCGCTCGGGCGGGCGCTGA